One segment of Aquimarina sp. BL5 DNA contains the following:
- a CDS encoding HD domain-containing protein, producing the protein MKKRNKLKILNDPIYGFITIPNELIFDLIEHRYFQRLRRISQMGLSYLVYPGAHHTRFHHALGCMHLMQNAVRVLRFKGVSVSSEEEDALCIAILLHDIGHGPFSHAMEHSIVNEVNHESISLMFMEKINQEFNGSLTLAIQIFKGEYHRQFLHQLISGQLDMDRLDYLKRDSFYTGVAEGNINSERLITMLNVVDDELVVEEKGIYSVEKFLLARRLMYWQVYLHKTSLVAESLLIRVLKRAKELVDQGGKLSSSKALLFFLENKITADNFTDDVLETFSKLDDYDIVSAMKEWTTSDDFVLRSLCNMIIDRDLLKIKIKKKAFNEEKIKRRVDEFKEKYKISTEEARYFVFTGTISNQAYHQNKQNINILYKSSKIVDIVSATDQFNLKALSKPVTKYFICYPKHID; encoded by the coding sequence TTGAAAAAAAGAAATAAACTTAAAATACTAAACGACCCAATTTACGGTTTTATTACGATACCTAATGAACTAATTTTTGATCTAATAGAGCATAGGTATTTTCAGAGGTTAAGAAGAATATCCCAGATGGGGCTTTCTTATTTAGTATATCCAGGAGCACATCATACCCGTTTTCATCACGCGCTTGGTTGTATGCATTTAATGCAAAATGCAGTGCGAGTCCTTCGTTTTAAGGGTGTTAGTGTTTCTTCTGAAGAAGAAGATGCTTTGTGTATTGCTATATTGTTACATGATATTGGTCATGGACCTTTTTCTCATGCAATGGAGCATAGCATCGTTAATGAAGTAAATCATGAGTCTATTTCTTTGATGTTTATGGAGAAAATAAACCAAGAATTTAACGGTAGTTTAACGCTTGCAATACAAATTTTTAAAGGCGAGTATCATCGTCAATTTCTTCATCAATTAATTTCGGGCCAATTAGATATGGACCGCTTAGATTATCTAAAGCGAGACAGTTTTTATACAGGTGTTGCAGAAGGAAATATAAATAGCGAACGTTTAATAACTATGCTTAATGTAGTGGATGATGAATTGGTAGTAGAAGAAAAGGGGATATATTCAGTAGAAAAATTTTTATTAGCAAGACGTCTGATGTATTGGCAGGTATATCTGCATAAAACCAGTTTAGTTGCAGAAAGTCTATTAATAAGAGTATTAAAAAGAGCAAAGGAATTAGTAGATCAGGGCGGAAAACTTAGTTCGAGCAAGGCGCTTTTATTCTTTTTAGAAAATAAGATAACAGCTGATAATTTTACCGATGATGTGTTGGAAACTTTTTCAAAATTAGATGACTATGATATTGTTTCTGCAATGAAAGAATGGACAACATCAGATGATTTCGTTTTACGAAGCTTATGTAATATGATTATTGATAGGGATTTGCTAAAAATAAAAATAAAGAAGAAGGCGTTTAATGAAGAAAAAATAAAAAGAAGAGTTGATGAATTTAAAGAGAAATATAAAATTTCTACAGAAGAAGCTCGTTATTTTGTGTTTACAGGAACGATTTCTAATCAAGCATATCATCAAAATAAACAGAATATAAATATTTTATATAAGTCGAGTAAAATAGTTGATATTGTGAGTGCTACAGATCAATTTAATTTAAAGGCATTGTCAAAACCTGTAACTAAATATTTTATATGTTACCCAAAGCATATAGATTAA
- a CDS encoding PglZ domain-containing protein, whose protein sequence is MSNIKILWVDDEIDLLKPHILFLEKKNYEVTKCQSGTEALETLEENNFDIVFLDENMPGLSGIDTLAEIKEKNDSLPVVMITKSEEEYIMEEAIGSKIADYLIKPVNPNQILLSLKKNLDHSRLVSEKTTSNYQQEFRKIAMDMAMVNSYSTWVELYQKLVYWEIQLEDIEDTGMFEILESQKVEANSQFCKFIDKNYPDWFTGDDDTPIMSHTLFKQKVVPEISKDQPTLFIVIDNLRYDQWKAFEPIVNNYYKKEEEISYCSILPTATQYARNAIFSGLMPADMKKRHPDLWLDDTDEGGKNMHENEFLTAQLQRLGLDIKHEYYKITNERSGKTLAANFKGLKDNDLTVVVYNFVDMLSHSKTEMEVIKELASNDKSYRSLTQSWFKNSPLLDMIQQAQQMGFKLIITTDHGTINVKNPSKVIGDKNTSLNLRYKTGKSLTYENKEVLAATNPKSIHLPSINMSSSFIFAKGDYFFAYPNNYNHYVSYYRNTYQHGGVSLEEMIIPFVVLNPR, encoded by the coding sequence ATGAGCAATATAAAGATACTTTGGGTAGATGATGAAATTGATTTACTAAAACCACATATTCTATTCTTAGAAAAGAAAAATTATGAAGTAACCAAATGCCAAAGTGGAACTGAGGCTCTTGAGACGTTAGAAGAAAATAATTTTGACATTGTTTTTCTTGATGAGAATATGCCAGGACTTTCGGGAATTGATACACTAGCAGAAATCAAGGAGAAGAATGATAGTCTTCCTGTAGTGATGATCACCAAAAGTGAGGAAGAATATATCATGGAAGAAGCGATAGGAAGTAAAATTGCGGATTACCTTATTAAACCCGTTAATCCTAATCAAATATTATTAAGTCTAAAAAAGAATCTAGACCACTCTAGATTAGTTTCTGAAAAAACAACTTCTAACTATCAACAAGAATTTAGAAAAATAGCTATGGATATGGCTATGGTAAATTCTTACTCGACGTGGGTGGAGTTATATCAAAAGTTAGTATACTGGGAAATTCAACTAGAAGATATTGAAGACACAGGTATGTTCGAAATTTTAGAATCTCAGAAAGTCGAAGCCAATTCTCAGTTCTGTAAGTTTATTGACAAAAACTATCCAGATTGGTTTACTGGTGATGATGATACACCAATTATGTCTCACACATTATTTAAACAAAAGGTAGTTCCTGAAATCAGTAAAGACCAACCTACGCTATTTATCGTTATTGATAATCTCAGGTATGATCAATGGAAAGCTTTTGAACCGATCGTAAATAATTACTATAAGAAAGAAGAAGAAATTTCATATTGTAGTATTCTGCCAACTGCTACCCAATATGCGCGTAATGCTATTTTCTCGGGTCTAATGCCTGCAGATATGAAAAAACGACACCCAGATCTTTGGTTAGATGATACTGACGAGGGTGGTAAAAATATGCATGAAAATGAATTTCTTACTGCGCAATTACAAAGGCTTGGCTTAGACATTAAGCACGAGTACTACAAAATAACTAATGAACGATCCGGTAAAACACTAGCAGCTAATTTTAAAGGATTAAAAGATAATGATCTTACTGTAGTTGTTTACAATTTTGTGGATATGCTATCTCATAGTAAAACAGAAATGGAAGTAATCAAAGAATTAGCTTCTAATGATAAATCCTATAGATCCCTAACTCAAAGTTGGTTTAAGAACTCTCCTTTATTAGATATGATTCAGCAAGCGCAACAGATGGGGTTCAAATTAATAATAACCACAGACCACGGAACTATTAATGTAAAAAACCCTTCAAAAGTTATTGGTGATAAAAACACCAGTCTGAACTTGAGATACAAAACTGGTAAAAGCCTTACTTATGAAAACAAAGAAGTACTGGCCGCTACGAACCCTAAATCAATACATCTCCCATCTATAAATATGAGTAGTTCATTTATATTTGCTAAAGGAGATTATTTCTTTGCCTATCCAAATAACTATAATCACTATGTGAGTTATTACAGAAATACCTACCAGCACGGAGGAGTTTCTTTAGAAGAAATGATTATACCATTTGTAGTATTGAATCCAAGGTAA
- the tsaE gene encoding tRNA (adenosine(37)-N6)-threonylcarbamoyltransferase complex ATPase subunit type 1 TsaE has protein sequence MKITYTLDELSQTAQHIIKNAKSKKLLFNAAMGVGKTTLIKEICKQLGVSDTISSPTYSLVNEYKGDQHTIYHFDFYRIQDEEEAYDIGFEEYLDTDAWIFIEWPDRISNLLPEDCTKIKIELLDDGKRVLSLG, from the coding sequence GTGAAAATAACCTATACTCTAGACGAACTTTCGCAAACTGCACAGCATATTATTAAGAATGCTAAAAGTAAAAAATTACTATTTAACGCGGCAATGGGTGTTGGTAAAACAACATTGATTAAAGAAATTTGTAAACAATTAGGAGTCTCTGATACAATTTCTAGTCCTACTTATTCTTTAGTGAATGAGTATAAAGGAGATCAACATACTATTTATCATTTTGATTTTTATAGAATACAAGATGAAGAAGAGGCTTATGATATTGGTTTTGAAGAATACCTCGATACAGATGCCTGGATATTTATAGAATGGCCAGATAGAATCTCCAATTTATTACCCGAAGACTGTACTAAAATAAAAATAGAACTTCTCGACGATGGTAAAAGAGTACTTTCATTAGGGTAA
- a CDS encoding alanine dehydrogenase yields the protein MSKPTSPFTKEQLLPQEEMIEVARKKGKLFIGIPKETSYQEKRVCLTPDAVAALTAHGHRVLIESNAGIGASFTDNEYSEAGAEITNDTKKVFGCPIILKVEPPSIEELTHINPQAVLISALQLKTQSKDYFQELAKKRITALGFEFIRDADGAYPAVRALSEIAGTAAVLIASELMSSATHGSGLMMGNISGVPPVEVVIIGAGTVGEFAARSAIGLGANVKVFDNSITKLRCIQTNIGRPLYTSTIQPKNLLKALRRCDVVIGAVRGKNRSPIIVSETMVERMKTGAVVIDVSIDMGGCFETSEVTSHDHPTFEKHGVVHYCVPNIPSRYAKTSSLSISNIFTPYILQIGEEGGIENAVRFDRGLKSGLYFYHGILTSKSIADWFDLSYRDINLLIL from the coding sequence ATGAGCAAACCAACCTCTCCTTTTACCAAAGAGCAACTCTTGCCACAAGAGGAAATGATAGAAGTAGCACGTAAAAAAGGAAAACTCTTTATAGGCATCCCTAAAGAAACAAGTTATCAAGAGAAACGTGTATGCCTAACTCCAGACGCAGTAGCAGCGCTTACCGCACACGGGCATAGAGTATTGATCGAGTCTAATGCCGGAATAGGTGCTAGTTTTACAGACAATGAGTATAGTGAAGCCGGAGCAGAAATTACTAACGATACCAAAAAAGTCTTTGGATGCCCAATTATTCTGAAAGTAGAACCACCTTCTATAGAAGAATTGACACATATTAATCCGCAAGCTGTATTAATCTCAGCATTACAGCTAAAAACACAGTCTAAGGATTATTTTCAGGAACTCGCCAAAAAAAGAATTACAGCTCTTGGATTCGAATTTATTCGTGATGCAGATGGCGCATATCCTGCTGTTCGTGCATTAAGCGAGATAGCAGGCACGGCAGCTGTATTAATTGCCTCTGAATTAATGAGTAGCGCTACCCATGGTTCTGGGTTGATGATGGGTAATATAAGCGGTGTACCGCCTGTAGAGGTAGTGATTATTGGTGCCGGCACCGTAGGTGAATTTGCGGCACGCTCTGCCATTGGACTAGGAGCTAATGTAAAAGTATTTGACAACTCCATTACTAAATTGAGATGTATTCAGACAAATATTGGAAGACCATTATATACCTCTACAATACAACCCAAAAACTTATTAAAAGCTCTAAGACGTTGTGATGTTGTCATTGGTGCAGTTAGAGGAAAAAACAGATCGCCTATTATTGTATCAGAAACAATGGTAGAACGCATGAAAACCGGTGCCGTCGTTATAGACGTAAGTATCGACATGGGCGGTTGTTTCGAAACAAGTGAAGTTACTTCTCATGATCATCCTACTTTCGAAAAACATGGAGTAGTACATTATTGTGTACCAAACATTCCCTCCCGCTATGCAAAAACGTCATCATTATCTATTAGTAATATATTTACACCGTATATCCTGCAGATTGGTGAAGAAGGAGGTATTGAAAATGCAGTACGTTTTGACCGTGGATTAAAAAGTGGATTATATTTCTATCACGGTATTCTAACAAGCAAATCTATTGCGGACTGGTTTGATTTATCGTATAGAGATATTAATTTGTTGATTTTATAA
- a CDS encoding DUF4258 domain-containing protein, whose product MKIAHRLGFYFFGFIIGLFLLFFFLGGKKASCDYTPTARVLKNIRIKERVFSEEVLAVMQNYSIDTADISNILKSGDVDFGKSNTDLDSCNTYFIEGEAKTKTIGLLIANCDSIARVNTLEILK is encoded by the coding sequence ATGAAAATAGCGCATCGACTGGGATTTTACTTTTTTGGATTTATTATTGGATTATTTCTGTTGTTCTTCTTTTTAGGAGGAAAAAAGGCTTCCTGTGACTACACTCCTACTGCTCGTGTATTAAAAAACATCAGAATTAAGGAACGTGTCTTTTCTGAAGAAGTACTTGCTGTTATGCAAAACTACAGTATTGATACGGCAGATATCTCTAATATTCTAAAATCAGGAGATGTAGATTTCGGAAAAAGTAACACCGATTTAGATTCTTGTAACACCTATTTTATAGAAGGTGAAGCCAAAACAAAAACTATAGGATTGCTTATTGCTAATTGTGATTCTATTGCAAGGGTGAATACTTTGGAGATTTTAAAGTAA
- a CDS encoding N-acetyltransferase, whose translation MKFTKKYRIGLDILNLEKDKNMSVHVKIGTIDDVLEISFLGKKTFDQSFGHLFGDRKDLTDYLDHTFSIEKLKSSIVKLHNVYWVAYYGKSAVGYAKIQLNSSSEFVESSKGCKLQKIYILKEYLSMGIGAQLNQLIFDKAISNNSEYIWLSVLKSNEKAVRFYERNLYTIVGEHSFNIGKEDFDFWVMSRKL comes from the coding sequence ATGAAATTTACAAAGAAGTACAGGATAGGTTTAGACATATTGAATCTAGAAAAAGATAAAAATATGAGTGTTCACGTAAAAATAGGAACAATAGATGATGTTCTTGAAATTTCCTTTTTAGGTAAAAAGACTTTCGATCAATCATTTGGGCATCTTTTTGGTGATAGAAAAGATCTTACTGATTATCTCGATCATACGTTTTCCATCGAAAAGTTAAAAAGTAGTATTGTCAAGCTACATAATGTATATTGGGTAGCTTATTATGGAAAATCAGCTGTTGGCTATGCTAAGATTCAATTGAATTCATCTTCAGAGTTTGTGGAATCTTCAAAAGGATGTAAGCTGCAAAAGATATATATATTAAAAGAATATTTATCTATGGGAATAGGGGCTCAATTAAACCAGTTAATATTTGATAAAGCGATAAGTAATAATAGTGAGTATATCTGGTTGTCCGTTTTAAAGTCTAATGAAAAAGCAGTGCGCTTTTATGAAAGAAATTTATATACAATTGTAGGAGAACATTCTTTTAATATTGGTAAAGAGGATTTTGATTTTTGGGTGATGAGCAGAAAACTATAA
- a CDS encoding DUF1272 domain-containing protein produces MLEIRPTCENCNKSLSNDSKEAMICTFECTFCKDCVDSILHNVCPNCGGGFTKRPTRPSHLLEKYPISTKIIHKPVDYEIYKEVQDRFRHIESRKR; encoded by the coding sequence ATGTTAGAAATAAGACCAACTTGTGAAAACTGTAATAAATCATTGTCCAATGATAGTAAAGAAGCAATGATATGTACTTTTGAGTGTACCTTTTGTAAAGATTGTGTTGATTCTATTTTGCATAATGTATGCCCCAATTGTGGAGGAGGTTTTACCAAAAGACCCACGAGACCATCTCATCTTTTAGAAAAATATCCTATAAGTACTAAAATTATTCATAAACCTGTAGATTATGAAATTTACAAAGAAGTACAGGATAGGTTTAGACATATTGAATCTAGAAAAAGATAA
- a CDS encoding pyridoxamine 5'-phosphate oxidase family protein, with translation MSEYQVTPLNKVIRGSKRANYNVEEINRILDDAFLCHVGYVWQNNAIVIPTAYGREGDTIYIHGSLKNRMITNLLDAGNASISVTHLDGLVLARSAFHHSANYRSVNVFGKVRKVDDPIEKMDALACILNHMVPEHWDNVRRPNDKEFNATLVMAIKIEAASAKVRAEGVVDEKEDHSLPIWAGVIPIRQVASDPITDADLQDDIEIPDAVLKYVKSKG, from the coding sequence ATGTCAGAATATCAAGTAACACCGCTCAATAAAGTAATAAGAGGATCGAAAAGAGCGAATTATAATGTAGAAGAAATTAATAGAATTCTGGATGATGCATTTTTATGCCATGTAGGTTATGTGTGGCAAAATAATGCGATTGTGATTCCAACTGCTTATGGTAGAGAAGGAGATACTATCTACATCCATGGGTCACTAAAAAATAGAATGATCACTAATTTATTAGATGCTGGGAACGCTAGTATTTCGGTTACTCATTTAGATGGATTGGTCTTAGCTCGTTCTGCATTTCATCATTCAGCCAATTATCGATCTGTAAATGTCTTTGGAAAAGTTCGTAAAGTAGATGATCCGATAGAGAAGATGGATGCTTTAGCCTGTATTCTTAATCATATGGTTCCTGAACATTGGGATAATGTTAGACGGCCAAACGATAAAGAATTTAACGCCACATTGGTAATGGCAATTAAGATCGAAGCAGCTTCAGCTAAAGTTAGAGCAGAAGGAGTTGTTGATGAAAAAGAAGATCATAGCTTACCTATTTGGGCTGGTGTGATACCAATTAGACAAGTAGCAAGCGATCCAATTACTGATGCAGATTTGCAAGATGATATTGAAATCCCTGATGCGGTATTGAAGTATGTGAAAAGTAAAGGTTAA
- a CDS encoding PLP-dependent aminotransferase family protein has protein sequence MSSPAIFPFKSNIDLDRNSNRHLYLQLCDQMIGFIKSGKLAPSSKLPGSRKLSEDLSIHRKTVIAAYDELMSQGWIESIPARGTFVSQDLPIVNPKKLKDFSTIIDTKNTAGFNFKKRKHLIRKGIKTLLIALKIDDGVPDHRLAPIEDIAKIYRNITKKAHHKELLMYGDIYGNINLRKALVIYLNQTRGLKITVDNILITRGSQMGIYLASQLLLNDKKTIITGNTNYMTADNTFTEAGGIIKRVSVDAQGINTNEIETICKEESISTIYVTSHHHHPTTVTLSAERRMHLLALAQQYKFAIIEDDYDYDFHYSNAPILPLASNDTDGNVIYIGGFTKIIAPALRIGYFIAPKEVVDEAARLRRILDRQGDTLLEQTLARMISNGDVQRHSNKVRRIYKARRDLFCKLLQNKLGDFFDFEIPKGGMAVWLQLKKPYHWDLIISAAQKQNLVFINDWKRYDNNNSGHNGFRIGFAALNEEEIIEVIEKLAEIIPNTIEK, from the coding sequence ATGAGTAGTCCGGCTATATTTCCTTTTAAAAGTAACATTGATTTAGATAGAAACTCTAATCGTCATCTTTATTTACAATTATGTGATCAGATGATTGGTTTTATTAAATCAGGTAAACTGGCTCCTTCATCAAAACTCCCCGGATCCCGAAAACTATCTGAGGATCTTAGTATTCACCGTAAAACAGTTATCGCTGCTTATGACGAACTAATGTCTCAAGGTTGGATAGAAAGTATTCCGGCTAGAGGCACCTTCGTAAGTCAGGATTTACCTATTGTAAATCCTAAAAAACTAAAAGATTTCTCTACTATTATAGATACTAAAAACACAGCTGGTTTTAATTTCAAAAAACGAAAACACCTTATAAGAAAAGGAATAAAAACTTTACTGATTGCACTAAAAATAGATGATGGAGTTCCGGATCATCGGTTAGCTCCAATTGAGGATATTGCTAAAATCTATAGAAACATCACTAAAAAAGCACATCATAAAGAGCTACTTATGTATGGAGACATATACGGAAATATTAATTTACGTAAGGCATTAGTCATTTACCTTAACCAAACCAGAGGATTAAAAATAACTGTAGATAACATCCTAATCACCAGAGGAAGTCAAATGGGCATCTATCTAGCTAGTCAATTACTATTAAATGACAAAAAAACTATTATCACAGGAAACACAAACTATATGACCGCCGATAATACGTTTACAGAAGCTGGGGGAATTATAAAACGTGTTTCTGTTGATGCGCAAGGGATTAATACTAATGAAATCGAAACAATCTGTAAAGAAGAATCAATTAGTACTATATACGTAACATCACATCATCATCACCCTACTACTGTTACCTTATCAGCAGAAAGACGTATGCACTTATTAGCTTTAGCACAACAGTATAAATTTGCAATTATAGAAGATGATTATGATTATGATTTTCATTACAGCAATGCTCCTATCCTTCCATTAGCAAGTAATGATACAGATGGAAACGTTATCTACATTGGTGGTTTCACCAAGATTATTGCTCCAGCACTTCGTATTGGGTATTTCATCGCTCCAAAAGAGGTAGTAGATGAAGCTGCAAGATTAAGACGAATTCTGGACAGGCAAGGCGATACTTTATTAGAACAAACGCTAGCAAGAATGATTAGTAATGGTGATGTACAAAGACATAGTAACAAAGTGAGAAGAATTTATAAAGCACGTAGAGATTTATTCTGTAAACTATTACAGAATAAACTGGGAGATTTTTTCGATTTTGAAATCCCTAAAGGCGGAATGGCAGTTTGGTTACAACTAAAAAAACCATATCATTGGGACTTAATAATTTCTGCAGCACAGAAACAAAATCTAGTTTTTATAAACGATTGGAAACGATATGATAACAACAATAGTGGTCACAATGGTTTTAGAATAGGATTTGCTGCCTTAAACGAAGAAGAAATTATAGAAGTTATCGAGAAATTAGCGGAAATTATACCAAATACCATAGAAAAATAA